The Manduca sexta isolate Smith_Timp_Sample1 chromosome 9, JHU_Msex_v1.0, whole genome shotgun sequence genome segment GTGCATCAAGATTGAATGCGTCGGTAAGTATTGGAATTAGAGAACTACCTGATGATAGattgaataatgaaaattatgtaaattttctaTGCTCTccttattaatgattttataaatattatcttttttagaTACATAGAAGTTTTTTCTATTCAATGTTCacagaatatttattatgttttttgaagAAATCAGTTTAGTTTAAGTGTTCTTGAACTATAAAGTCCATAAGAACGGTAcgtattgatttaaaaatgtagagTTGCGAGTTTTCGCACAGCTGTTTaccgataaatatttatactgcaTTGCAGATTACTTTTCTTTGACTGACTGtacctacataatttattttccctTTGTTTAGCGAAAACCTATCATTAAATTTGAGCTTCAGCTTGACTCCAGAGCCATctaattttatcgattttttatgtttaccagtaaatattacttatattgaaattgaaatacgTCTATTGCAACAATGTTAATAAACtgtgatatatttatacttcatcatcatcagccgcagtaTTTCCACTGTTGAACAAGggcctccctcaaagatttccagatcgccctattggaagcgCCTTTATTTATACTTACGTATGTTGTAATTGTTATAGACAACAGCGAGTGCCGCAGCCACCAGACCTGCGTGAACCAGCACTGCGTCAACCCTTGTGAAGGCACCTGTGGTGTCAACGCTAATTGCGACGTTAGTTTTACGTTGATTTTTTCAAATCAGATCACCGTATTCTACTCTACATAGAGTTCTTTGTTTATCACTCTATTGTGTTATTACAAAGAAATTGTTAGTAACGCTGCTGTTAATTTAGTTGGAGCGGACAACGGTGTATTATCACATGTTATTTTCGTTTCTTTTGTATTGATTTTGCGCACTTTACTTCTTGATAATGTGAGAACAACACATAAGTAGATTAAATTCAACGTTAAAGTTATTGTGGTAATCTACGTGTTACACACAAAGaatggattttaaatattttagtgggCATAATATTGTAGTACATAATGTTATAAGTAAATGAtttatccggctcgaaggaccacacACATTGAGtgttacatacttattttactaTGTATTCGGGTTGTTTACTAGTGGTCTAGTCTACTAGTAGTAACATGACATTTTTCTCTTGCAGGTCCGCAACCACGTTCCTGTGTGCACCTGCCCCGCGGGCTACACCGGCAACCCATTCTCCTCTTGCAGAATTGCTGACCCAGGTAACGCATACTCTACTATATCCTGGGCCAGCATGGTGTTATGTCTGTACTTAGTATAGTGTAACCCAAAATATAAGATCTACCAATTATAAGTATACGTTAGGTCTTGCGACAGTTCCCATAGCTATTTTGTTCCAAAATTCTTTTACTTGCGTATAGACTGTAATTGCAGTCAGAGTACACTTTATCAAGCATGTTGTTAGTAACTGGGGTAAATTTTTACGATcaaaataatagaatttgatTTTACGATagtgttatattgtttttgttttcagagGAAGCTTGCCACCCATCCCCTTGTGGACCCAACACTAAATGCCACGTTGCAAACAACCAGGCCATCTGCACTTGTCTACCTGGATACAGGGTATgtttggattttgttttatttattagcgattgatattaaataattatatcggtGTAGTATTACGAAAGTATTTGATGATGGGGTAAGATGATAATTGACGTACTTAAACTCTTCATTTTCAACTTTTAATCATTCTTCAAACTACatttaacattgaatttaatgatttaaccAAATGACTCTACCAGATTATAGTATCTTAGAATAATATTACATCCACAGGGCAGTCCTCTAACGGGATGCCGTCACGAGTGCGAGTCGGACGGCGAGTGCGGCGCCCAGCAGTCGTGCCGCGACTTCAAGTGCATCAGCCCGTGCGGCGACTGCGGCGTCAATGCTGACTGCGAGACTGTTGCCGCCCACCGCGCTATCTGCAAGTGCCCAAGGGTGAGTGTAGGCTGCAGTCATCTAGAACCTGAATCCTGTCTCACCCAACCAAGGTTTTCTAtgcaaataatgaaaaataaataggtatacgTAATTGAACATTCTAGAATTACAACTCATTGTAGTTTCATAAAGttactagatgttgctcgcaGCTTTGTCAGAAAGATACCTTTCCGGGAATATCTTACTTTTTGGGTTTAAAATTAGTCTATATAAATCTAGGACGTTGTCCATCTGTGTTGCAAATTTTATGTAAGTCCTTGCAACGGTTTATGCGTTATTTCGATATATCTAAGCATCTTTACAAACACCCATATTTgtaatattcgttattttttaaagaaacattAAAGACGGATAAGTCATTCAAATGCATTTCCCAACAGGGCTACCACGGCGATCCTTACAAAATCTGCAGCGCCGAGTGCGAGTCGGACAGCGAGTGTCCGAGCTACAAGCCCGCGTGTGTGTACAACGCGTGCGTGGATCCGTGCGTCGGCGCGTGCGGTGTCAATGCCGAGTGCCACCTCCGCGGCCTGACCCCAGTCTGCTCCTGCCCCAGGAACATGACCGGTGATCCCTTCTCCTTCTGCAGGCCTTTTGAAGCCCGTGAGTTACCTATATAATAACTGGATTAAAAACATTGGTTGACCATAGAGAATCTGGAATTACTGCGTTAAAAGCTACATCACTTTCAAATTCTAGTCGTACAACGCGATTAGAAAATACTTTCACAGATATATCATATGCTACCCAGTATAATCCATTATTAAGTAGACCGAAGATGTAGGtactaagaatattttaaaataatgtctcagaaaaaaaaacactttttgctGCTCTTCTGTTTTTCGGCTTTGGCTCTCAGCTTACAATAAAGTCGAGTTTACACAGcactatattttgtttcaagGTGACCTGTGCGAACCTAACCCTTGCGGCGCGAACGCCAAGTGCACGCCCGGACACGACCGCACCGGCGCCGAGCGCCCCGTCTGCACCTGCCCAACTGGATACATCGGCAACGCGCTCGTCTCTTGTGAACGCGTGAGTACTAAAAACTGTACTCAAATTAGTGTATGGTTGTTGGCGATTAAATTAGGAAATTGAAGGTAAATTTATCGAATAAGGAGgtatctaaacatttttttttctatgtaagTACTTTATGTGATTTTCCGTATacaaattggattttattattttatttgtagatatttttttcttttaaaaaatatttataaataatttacctttTCCAACCACAGGTGAGTAGGACTTGGTGCACCAGATTTCAATACTTGGTCGCTTAAATTTTTCCATTTGTTGTCCTGAGACATTAAAGATTGTCACTGACTGCAATGTCCCTCCAAGTGGAACCACTCACCAACAGTTAGCAATTGGTtccaatattatttgtttcaggGTGAATGTGAGTTGGACTCCCAGTGCCCCGACCATCTTGCGTGTGTCGGCTACCGGTGCGTCGACCCGTGCCTCGGCAACACTCAGTGCGGCTCCGGCGCCGTGTGTATGGCCAGGCGGCACTTAGCTGTCTGCACTTGCCCTTCaggtttattcatatttatcttttctatatgtaatatgtattcatAGTATGCTAATCTGTTCAATGATCGTAAAAACAGTCGGATTCTCGTCAGGTTATTAAATACtaacttattaattttagtacCTACTACTGGCTAGCACTaatgatagtaaaataaaaaacgtactTCCAGTACAAGTTCGTGACACCTATGTGTAAGCGTAAAATGTTATTGCTATGTATATATGAATAAGCTAGTCAACGATTGGGACGTGTAGTCTTCTTTCTTCATGTTAATGTTTATGAACGGAGATTTTAAGGAAATAAAGaatttttcgtaataaaatgttattttctagGACGCAATGGCGACGCGCTGGTTAACTGCTACGAATCTCAATCGGTAGTCGCCTCAGCACGTTACTACAGATTCAAGAGAAACGGCAACTTCACCGAGCCTGAACCAGAGGTCGTTGTACCCGCTGAGCAACCGTCCACTGTCCTTCCTCCGGCAAAAGCAGCCGCAGACAAAAAGGAATAAATCGATACTAAACGATTAACGATTCTTGATTGTTGATTATCGATTACTGAAAACTtcagtgttattttttattttatgactagATCTAtcacttatatataaaataatagatatccctttattttaaaatatgtggaTACTATTCAAATTTGTTTTCTGCTGGTTAGATATAAgagttaaaaattattaaccaCAGAAGACGCTTATGTGTTCTCTCTATTTTATGAGCGCTTAgagaaagagatgaagcaaAATATGTTATAGTCATAgtcattaaaaagaaaatatacacaaaaaatacgGATTGATTACTTTGATATACTTTCGATTAATGTTGAtacgaattaataaaatattttgaattgattttatgctgttttattttacttcactAAAATTTCATTCTGTcgtctaaaattatttaatattcgatAATCGAATATCGACCACCagttgtgaataaataaatgtttgtacatACCTAGGGGATATGGGATCACATTATACATGGGCCAATAGAAACAAGTTCAATACTTACCTAAATATATGACAAACGGTTATTGATAGTGGAAGAGTTATAAGAGAATACATTCTGAGTATTTACGTCTTACATTTTTATGagggtttattgttttttttttttacgcaaAGTATATCttacgaatattataaatgcaaaagatttTGAAAAGGTTTgcatgtaagaagtaaacgcagaaacagctaaacggatttggatgaataaTAATGAGGATAGCCTAAACGAGGCGGTTGAAACGCGTGTTATTTGCACCCAAACTGTACCTCATACTGAAACAAGTTATCTAAAACTTATTTTAGATATCAGGAAATAGTTATAAAACTAGAAAATCTGTATAATTGAAACTAATCAGGatgaaaatttcattaaaatgccATTCCTTCTTaggtaacatatttattcactatGTAATAAAACTCATCAATCAATACTTACGACCTGAAGAAGATTATTTTTCAGCTAGCCCTACATACCGTTTAGGTTGACCCTAACATTGTTTGAATTGCTTATACCAAAGTTATTTGCACTGAATAATCCAAATGAGCGCTGTCATTTAAttgtaagataatattttatctttagttTGAGGCCATTACTGGTTAGGTTCGATGTATTATTGACATTACATATATTGAAGTCACACTAGAGGTTTTCCAAAAACGTTCTAATTGACCCCAGTCTCCTgtacatgttattattattgaacaaatGAATTCCCCGAGTTACAATCAATCGCGTTTATTTAGGTTTAGTCGTATATGAAAGTACTTCCGAATAAAATGTACATCTacttgatattatcagtttaggtatgaaaagaatattaaatactgAAACACCTACCATCATTAAAATTACAGTTACGTATAACAACTTGGAAGTATACAATCATGACATAGCTACTGTCTTGTAGCCCCATGTggaattattgtattatattgttttcgATTTTCTTTACATAGACCCTTAAAGGCTTTTAACGCGACTTTTTTGTGCTTTCGATAATCGTATGGGCATCGAAGCTCTCCTCATCTAAATGGTTCTATAAATTATAGATAGTAAGATATAACTATACTGTAAACTAAGAaagtatatttcattaaaacaagCAGGAAAATCGATAGAGATAAATCGACTGGCCTTTATCTGTCTTAAATCTAGCTATTATAAAATAGGTCGTTTGGATGCTTTTTTGCGCTGGTCCGTCTTGATTCATGTTTAATGTTCATTTTTATAGATTGTTCAAGTTTATAGTCGAAGTTTAAGAAAAACTAGGTTTTCAATTGGCATAGAACGAGCTTCGTGAAAAAATGCCtacataagaaaatattatacaatacctACCTATAGTATAGttgtttatgaatttatttgcaTTGCTTCGGCATATGTcaaaatttatgataataaacatttaagtcTGGAATAAGTTGATacgatatatttaatgtttgtataaaaacatgaattagaaaaaaaatgaaacatctTATACAAAGAATAAAACGAATTAACTTTAACGTCTACATGAGGCACGTCATAGGAAAAACTAAACGcaattttgacattttaatttgatagaATATGTCCTGTCGTTCGATTTATCGAATGATGAGTGAGCCCAATAATATTACgggttaaaatttatattttttatgtgtaacGATGTCGGAGGTTAATATGGAGAAGTTCGCCGTGCCAGATTTTGTTCCCGAGCGTTACGTAAAGGAGCTCGCCAAGTCCTGCGTCGGAGGGGAGGAGCTCCAACAGCAGAAGGAGAAGATCCAAAGTCTGGCTGACGAGACCGCAAGTGCcctcaaaaaaaatgtttacgagAACTACATGCAGTTCATCGAGACGGCGACGGAGATATCCCACCTAGAAGCCGAAATGTACAAGCTGTCTCATTTACTCAGCGAGCAGCGCTCCGTACTCACTACCTTGTCCCACGCGTCAATTCTAGGTAACGAAAATGCTTTATCTCGCGAATCGCTCGAAAACCACGACATGGAAGCGGAGAGAGTCGAGGAACAACGAAAAAACAAACTCAACATAATCATGGAAAAAGTTGACTCCTGTATAAATTTGTTAGACGTCCCAGATAGAAATCTACTTCACGAAGGAGACTTATTAGAAATAGATGCGGAAGAGAACACTGCCTTGCAGAGGatgcatgtttatttatttaatgacagTGTCATGTTAACCTCATGGATATCGAACCGACGAGGTCCAATGAGATATAAGTTTCAGGCCAGTTATCCAATAAGTACTCTTGCTGTTGTTAATGTGAGAGATTTGGGCACTGTAAAGCAGGCCTTCAAAGTTTTAGCATTCCCTGATACCAGAGTGTTCCAATGTAACAGCTTTGCTATAAAAAAAGACTGGCTTGATAAGTTTGAAGtagcaaaaaaaatgtatattgagAAGGAAAATTCGAAACAGAAAAAAAAGGAAAGTCAAGAGAAGCCTAAGCCTGAAATGTTAGAATCGCCTAGTTTATCTGTTGAAGAGATGCCTTCCCCACAAGTCCCTCCACTGCCGGAGTGGTTGGCTGATGTCACTGAAGAGCTGGATGTACTCATTGTTGAGAGACATTTTCAGAAAACATATGAACTCATGGTGACTGCACAGAAAACATTTAATACGGACGAATATAAAACACACCCACAGAAACcagatattttaaagaaaattgaaCAAAAACAGAAAGTGTTGATGGAAATATTGTTAAAGGAATTAGATGTAACACATAATTGGAGTCCTAGAGGTGGGTTGCAGTCAACTCGACAACCCATCCTTATACTTAATAAGTTCAACATGACGAGTCAAGCATGTGAACTGTTCTTAGCTATATGTAGTCATACTGTTAAAGTACATGTAAAAGGGGTCCAATTAGAGGGCTCCATCAATACTTACGTTAAGCAAGTGGGAGAAGTGTTCTTTTGTTCACTGAGTGATGCCTTAACAGAGTTCATTGCACTGTTTCCTAAGAATAAAATAAGCGCTTTTGTAGTTTGGGCTAGCATGCAACTTAGAATGTTAATGAGTCAAATTATTAAACAAGTGTTCACACCACAATGTGCATTAGACTCTGTGTTAGACTGTGTACAAAGTTTAAGAGATCAGTGCACACTGTTCTGTGAATTTGGATTAGATTTGAGATTTCAATTAAATAGCTGTTTGAGAACACCAATAATAAAAGCGTTAAGAgagtataaagaaaaaattgttgATTCAATGAAAACTAAAGTGTCAGAAGATAAATGGACTCCTGTGAATATGCATACTAAAGCTGGAGTGAATAAATTTTTAACACAAATGGAATCCTTGGGCCTTATATTAgctaagtacataataaatgaaacatggGTGGACTTGTCCAGTAGTACAATATGGTTTGCACAGTCGGTGATAACCATACAAAAAGTAGGTCTCGACCTTGTCACTAAAGACATGATGGACGTATTGGATGAGTGCATTCATGCTATATTTAACTCACGTCTGATGCTCTCTTTGGGTAATGACTCCAGTTATGCtcagaaaaattttaaatttattttagatacagTGATGCCTCTGATGCTCAGATGTTACAAGGAAAGCGTTGGTTATGATAACGAAAAACTGGTGGCTCTGGCCAAGAAGTTTGGCGTTAGTGTTGCACCACCAAAGAAGTCCAACATCACAAAGTATACAAGTAACGAATACTTATGAGAATAGTCATTACATTACAGGCAGTGTTACtgcatgaaattatttttattatgctgaaGCTTTAAACTTGTATTATATAGGTAGTAAGCATGCAGGatttttgtaagtttatttaaaaaactgatCAAATTGgagtttatattatatgcaagttatgaatatgaaattttaataaaccaaaTTTATGGTTCACGGTTTAATTTCATTCAGTATCTTGGAAGATGTGGacacagaataaaaaatatatttgaaataaaattatcttttattaaaatactagatTATCacatctaaataaattttacttgaaCAGTATAGATCATTTATACAAGAACAACTATTTTTGGGTTACATTTTTGattctatatataaatttttaaagcaTTGATATTTGTATGTACCAAGCCTTACAAATAGCACACACTAATGTGCAAGATTATTCATAAATGAATTCCAAATTTTACATGCCTATTGTTCCGGCTCCATTAATGATTCAATGAACGTAGTACCATTGATCATTTTTGTG includes the following:
- the LOC115441361 gene encoding neurogenic locus notch homolog protein 1 yields the protein MAEKLLLLAPVVLLALLVGVDAQRYSNYYARNYLGRDLYEHGRSISDNLVTCGPHTCGVGAHCIHGSVRPVCACLPSYSGDPLSQCIKIECVDNSECRSHQTCVNQHCVNPCEGTCGVNANCDVRNHVPVCTCPAGYTGNPFSSCRIADPEEACHPSPCGPNTKCHVANNQAICTCLPGYRGSPLTGCRHECESDGECGAQQSCRDFKCISPCGDCGVNADCETVAAHRAICKCPRGYHGDPYKICSAECESDSECPSYKPACVYNACVDPCVGACGVNAECHLRGLTPVCSCPRNMTGDPFSFCRPFEARDLCEPNPCGANAKCTPGHDRTGAERPVCTCPTGYIGNALVSCERGECELDSQCPDHLACVGYRCVDPCLGNTQCGSGAVCMARRHLAVCTCPSGRNGDALVNCYESQSVVASARYYRFKRNGNFTEPEPEVVVPAEQPSTVLPPAKAAADKKE
- the LOC115441374 gene encoding exocyst complex component 8, whose protein sequence is MSEVNMEKFAVPDFVPERYVKELAKSCVGGEELQQQKEKIQSLADETASALKKNVYENYMQFIETATEISHLEAEMYKLSHLLSEQRSVLTTLSHASILGNENALSRESLENHDMEAERVEEQRKNKLNIIMEKVDSCINLLDVPDRNLLHEGDLLEIDAEENTALQRMHVYLFNDSVMLTSWISNRRGPMRYKFQASYPISTLAVVNVRDLGTVKQAFKVLAFPDTRVFQCNSFAIKKDWLDKFEVAKKMYIEKENSKQKKKESQEKPKPEMLESPSLSVEEMPSPQVPPLPEWLADVTEELDVLIVERHFQKTYELMVTAQKTFNTDEYKTHPQKPDILKKIEQKQKVLMEILLKELDVTHNWSPRGGLQSTRQPILILNKFNMTSQACELFLAICSHTVKVHVKGVQLEGSINTYVKQVGEVFFCSLSDALTEFIALFPKNKISAFVVWASMQLRMLMSQIIKQVFTPQCALDSVLDCVQSLRDQCTLFCEFGLDLRFQLNSCLRTPIIKALREYKEKIVDSMKTKVSEDKWTPVNMHTKAGVNKFLTQMESLGLILAKYIINETWVDLSSSTIWFAQSVITIQKVGLDLVTKDMMDVLDECIHAIFNSRLMLSLGNDSSYAQKNFKFILDTVMPLMLRCYKESVGYDNEKLVALAKKFGVSVAPPKKSNITKYTSNEYL